One part of the Streptomyces ferrugineus genome encodes these proteins:
- a CDS encoding ATP-binding protein — MNGYIPPTYLAPFRSQYRLRLTVGEHSARHIRAIARSLLAEWGMRELADAVELGVTELVANVVRHVPDRRCEVLILRRTGGVRVEVADGFGQLPALPAQSGPDEEGGRGLVLLDAVADKWGVDPVSGGGKVVWFESSCGNTSFAVIHQ; from the coding sequence GTGAACGGATACATTCCCCCCACCTACCTGGCCCCCTTCCGCTCCCAGTACCGCCTCCGCCTCACCGTCGGCGAGCACTCGGCCCGGCACATCCGCGCCATCGCCCGCTCGCTGCTCGCCGAGTGGGGCATGCGCGAACTCGCCGACGCCGTGGAGCTGGGCGTGACCGAACTGGTCGCCAACGTCGTACGGCATGTGCCGGACCGGCGTTGTGAGGTGCTGATCCTGCGGCGGACGGGCGGGGTGCGGGTTGAGGTGGCGGACGGGTTCGGTCAACTGCCCGCGCTGCCCGCGCAGTCGGGGCCGGACGAAGAGGGCGGGCGAGGGCTCGTGCTGCTGGACGCGGTGGCCGACAAGTGGGGTGTGGATCCGGTGTCAGGGGGCGGCAAGGTGGTGTGGTTCGAGTCCTCCTGCGGAAATACTTCATTCGCCGTCATCCACCAGTGA
- a CDS encoding helix-turn-helix domain-containing protein produces MTHINTLDPGASPLDYYGFELRRYRETAGLTQKQLGGVVYCTGSLVGQIETARKLPTLQFSERVDVALGTGGALSRLHELVMRSQLPAWFQQVAELQARAVEICSFETHIVPGLLQTRAYASAVLGVLDKTDLDDRTAVRLARQRIFEKEEPPAFWVILSEAALCQEMGGRETMWEQLAHLLSFEGNPRINIQVLPFSAGAHAGLQGSFDVYRFASDPTIVYTEGYSSGHPTANPDTVKDCSLRYDHLQAAALSLKDSAELIRRVMEERYGEHRDSDGDPVA; encoded by the coding sequence GTGACCCACATCAACACCCTCGACCCGGGCGCCTCGCCACTCGACTACTACGGCTTCGAGCTGCGGCGGTATCGGGAGACCGCGGGGCTGACCCAGAAGCAGCTCGGGGGCGTCGTCTACTGCACCGGGTCGCTGGTCGGCCAGATCGAGACGGCACGGAAGCTGCCCACGCTGCAGTTCAGCGAACGGGTGGATGTCGCGCTGGGGACGGGTGGGGCGCTGTCCCGGCTGCATGAGCTGGTGATGCGTAGTCAACTTCCGGCTTGGTTTCAGCAAGTGGCGGAGCTGCAAGCGCGGGCCGTGGAGATCTGCTCGTTCGAGACGCACATCGTGCCTGGCCTCCTTCAGACGCGGGCCTACGCGAGTGCCGTGCTCGGCGTCCTCGACAAGACCGACCTCGACGATCGCACCGCCGTGAGGCTCGCTCGTCAGCGCATCTTCGAGAAGGAGGAGCCCCCGGCTTTCTGGGTGATCCTCAGTGAGGCCGCGCTGTGCCAGGAGATGGGCGGTCGGGAGACCATGTGGGAGCAACTCGCCCACCTGTTGTCCTTCGAGGGCAATCCGCGGATCAACATCCAGGTGCTGCCATTTTCGGCTGGTGCGCATGCGGGGCTGCAAGGCTCGTTCGACGTCTATCGCTTTGCGAGCGATCCGACCATCGTTTACACGGAGGGGTACAGCAGCGGGCATCCGACTGCCAACCCGGACACAGTCAAGGACTGCTCGCTCCGATACGATCATCTCCAGGCCGCCGCCCTCTCCCTCAAGGACTCGGCGGAGTTGATCCGGCGCGTAATGGAGGAGCGTTATGGAGAGCACCGAGATTCTGACGGGGATCCAGTGGCGTAA
- a CDS encoding DUF397 domain-containing protein — protein sequence MESTEILTGIQWRKSSYSGDQGGNCIEIAETTTAVAIRDSKNPAGPILALGPAAFTTFVSWAAAAK from the coding sequence ATGGAGAGCACCGAGATTCTGACGGGGATCCAGTGGCGTAAGTCCAGCTACAGCGGAGATCAGGGCGGTAACTGCATCGAGATCGCCGAAACGACCACCGCTGTCGCCATCCGCGACTCCAAGAACCCGGCGGGACCGATCCTCGCCCTCGGTCCCGCCGCGTTCACCACCTTCGTCTCCTGGGCCGCGGCCGCCAAGTAG
- a CDS encoding steroid 3-ketoacyl-CoA thiolase — protein sequence MAAEPVIVEAVRTPIGKRGGALANLHPAYLLGETYRELLGRTGIPADCVEQIVGGTVTHAGEQSMNPARTAWLTMGLPYETAATTVDCQCGSSQQASHMTANMIAAGVIDVGISCGVEAMSRVPLGSGSKHGPGKPFPDEWNVDLPNQFEAAERIARHRGLTRENVDSLGLLSQERAAAAWAEERFKRETFAVQVPTTEDEQRAGQGMWRLVDKDEGLRDTSMEALAGLKPVMPTAIHTAGNSSQISDGAAAIMWASKRMARALKLRPRARIVAQALVGADPHFHLDGPVDATNAVLGKAGMSLKDIDLVEINEAFASVVLSWAQVFEQDLEKVNVNGGGIALGHPVGATGARLITTALHELERADKEFALVTMCAGGGLATGTIIQRL from the coding sequence ATGGCTGCCGAACCCGTGATCGTCGAAGCCGTACGCACCCCCATCGGCAAGCGCGGCGGCGCGCTCGCCAACCTCCACCCCGCCTACCTCCTGGGCGAGACCTACCGCGAACTCCTCGGCCGCACCGGCATCCCCGCCGACTGTGTCGAGCAGATCGTCGGCGGCACGGTGACCCACGCCGGCGAACAGTCCATGAACCCCGCGCGCACCGCCTGGCTGACCATGGGCCTGCCGTACGAGACGGCGGCGACGACGGTCGACTGCCAGTGCGGCTCCTCGCAGCAGGCGTCCCACATGACCGCCAACATGATCGCGGCGGGCGTCATCGACGTCGGGATCAGCTGCGGCGTCGAGGCGATGTCCCGGGTGCCGCTGGGGTCGGGGTCCAAGCACGGGCCGGGGAAGCCGTTCCCGGACGAATGGAACGTCGACCTGCCCAACCAGTTCGAGGCGGCGGAGCGCATCGCCCGCCACCGCGGCCTGACGCGCGAGAACGTCGACTCACTCGGGCTGCTCTCCCAGGAGCGGGCCGCGGCCGCGTGGGCGGAGGAGCGGTTCAAGAGGGAGACGTTCGCCGTCCAGGTCCCGACGACGGAGGACGAGCAGCGCGCCGGGCAAGGCATGTGGCGCCTGGTCGACAAGGACGAGGGCCTGCGCGACACGTCCATGGAGGCGCTGGCCGGGCTGAAGCCGGTCATGCCGACGGCCATCCACACCGCGGGCAACTCGTCCCAGATCAGCGACGGCGCGGCGGCGATCATGTGGGCGTCGAAACGGATGGCCCGCGCCCTGAAGCTACGGCCGAGGGCGCGGATCGTGGCCCAGGCGCTCGTCGGAGCCGACCCGCACTTCCACCTGGACGGGCCCGTCGACGCGACGAACGCGGTGCTCGGAAAGGCCGGGATGTCGCTGAAGGACATCGACCTCGTCGAGATCAACGAGGCCTTCGCGTCGGTGGTGTTGAGCTGGGCCCAGGTCTTCGAGCAGGACCTGGAGAAGGTGAACGTCAACGGCGGCGGCATCGCGCTCGGGCACCCGGTGGGGGCCACCGGGGCCCGGCTGATCACGACCGCGCTCCATGAACTGGAGCGCGCGGACAAGGAGTTCGCGCTGGTGACGATGTGCGCGGGCGGCGGACTCGCCACCGGCACGATCATTCAGCGGCTGTAG
- a CDS encoding cytochrome P450, with protein sequence MPCPALPDGFDFTDPDVLHHRVPLPEFAELRRAEPVRWIPQSGNVAGFQDEGYWAVTRHADVKYVSTHPELFSSTLNTAIIRFNEHIERDAIDAQRLILLNMDPPEHTRVRQIVQRVFTPRAIRALEERLRNRAGAIAANARDRSGPFDFVTEVACELPLQAIAELIGIPQDDRAKIFDWSNKMIAYDDPEYAITEEVGQESATELIAYAMNMAADRKECPAKDIVTTLVAAEDEGSLRSDEFGFFVLMLAVAGNETTRNAITHGMHAFLTHPEQWELYKRERPETAAEEIVRWATPVVSFQRTATQDTELGGKRIKQGDRVGIFYASANHDPEVFENPDAFDITRDPNPHLGFGGGGPHYCLGKSLAVLEIDLIFNAVADAMPDLRLAGDPRRLRSAWINGVKELQVSTG encoded by the coding sequence ATGCCCTGTCCCGCGCTTCCCGACGGGTTCGACTTCACCGACCCCGACGTGCTGCACCACCGCGTGCCCCTCCCGGAGTTCGCCGAGCTGCGCCGCGCCGAACCGGTCCGCTGGATCCCCCAGTCGGGCAATGTGGCCGGATTCCAGGACGAGGGCTACTGGGCGGTGACCCGGCACGCGGACGTCAAGTACGTGTCGACGCACCCGGAGTTGTTCTCGTCCACCCTCAACACCGCGATCATCCGCTTCAACGAGCACATCGAACGCGACGCCATCGACGCGCAGCGGCTGATCCTGCTGAACATGGACCCGCCCGAGCACACCCGGGTCCGCCAGATCGTCCAGCGCGTCTTCACCCCGCGCGCGATCCGCGCCCTGGAGGAGCGGCTGCGGAATCGGGCGGGGGCCATCGCGGCGAACGCCCGTGACCGCTCCGGCCCCTTCGACTTCGTCACCGAGGTCGCCTGCGAACTGCCCCTGCAGGCCATCGCCGAGCTGATCGGCATCCCGCAGGACGACCGGGCCAAGATCTTCGACTGGTCCAACAAGATGATCGCGTACGACGATCCCGAGTACGCCATCACCGAGGAGGTCGGGCAGGAGTCGGCCACCGAACTCATCGCGTACGCGATGAACATGGCCGCCGACCGCAAGGAGTGCCCGGCGAAGGACATCGTCACCACCCTGGTGGCGGCCGAGGACGAGGGCAGTCTGCGCTCGGACGAGTTCGGCTTCTTCGTGCTGATGCTGGCGGTCGCGGGCAACGAGACCACCCGCAACGCCATCACCCACGGCATGCACGCCTTCCTCACCCACCCCGAGCAGTGGGAGCTGTACAAGCGGGAGCGGCCGGAGACGGCGGCCGAGGAGATCGTCCGCTGGGCGACGCCCGTCGTCTCCTTCCAGCGCACGGCCACTCAGGACACGGAGTTGGGCGGAAAGCGCATAAAGCAGGGAGACCGGGTAGGAATCTTCTATGCCTCGGCGAACCACGACCCCGAGGTCTTCGAGAATCCGGACGCCTTCGACATCACCCGCGACCCCAATCCCCATCTCGGCTTCGGCGGGGGCGGCCCCCACTACTGCCTGGGCAAGTCGCTGGCGGTGCTGGAGATCGACCTGATCTTCAACGCGGTGGCCGACGCGATGCCGGACCTCCGACTCGCCGGCGATCCGCGCCGCCTTCGCTCCGCGTGGATCAACGGTGTGAAGGAACTCCAGGTCAGTACCGGCTGA
- a CDS encoding serine hydrolase domain-containing protein, with product MTPQTISRRSLIRGSVAGAALLAAPGTASRAAAAVPARPSLDTEALQAAISDLAHPPSVSAQLRVAKGAERWYGTAGVSDVATGRRPHPGDGFRAGSVTKVFVATVVLQLWAERRVELDAPVGRHLGDLLPAHFGRITVGQLLDHTSGLPDHEGLPDDSTPEAVLRHRFDRWTPEQWVRTIPADRPLKFRPGTKQEYRGITYVLLALLIERLTGRPYGEVIRSRVLEPLGLRHTLLPGGDPHLHGPHIHGYLRMTDGTLQDATVFNVSNCWGEGELVSTVDDLFCFQRALFSGALLPPHAMAMLFTLPPDGVRMLDGSPARYSMGLQQVTVNGLTFWGKTGEMYGYRTRVFSTRDGRVGFVLHYTPTPLTTSEEMAVRVAAVLAG from the coding sequence ATGACTCCGCAGACGATCTCCCGACGTTCCCTGATCCGCGGCTCCGTGGCCGGCGCGGCGCTGCTCGCGGCCCCGGGTACGGCGTCCCGCGCGGCGGCAGCCGTTCCCGCCCGGCCGTCGCTGGACACCGAGGCGTTACAGGCCGCGATCTCCGACCTCGCGCATCCGCCGTCCGTGTCCGCCCAACTGCGCGTCGCCAAAGGGGCGGAGCGCTGGTACGGCACGGCGGGTGTGTCCGACGTCGCCACCGGGCGGCGGCCGCATCCCGGCGACGGATTCCGGGCGGGGAGTGTCACGAAGGTGTTCGTGGCGACGGTCGTGCTGCAGTTGTGGGCGGAGCGTCGGGTGGAGCTCGACGCGCCGGTCGGGCGTCATCTCGGGGATCTGCTTCCGGCGCACTTCGGGCGGATCACCGTCGGGCAACTGCTCGACCACACCAGCGGTCTGCCCGACCACGAGGGCCTGCCCGACGACTCGACCCCCGAGGCCGTCCTGCGCCACCGCTTCGACCGGTGGACGCCCGAGCAGTGGGTCCGCACGATCCCCGCCGACCGTCCGCTGAAGTTCCGGCCCGGCACCAAGCAGGAGTACCGGGGCATCACCTACGTCCTCCTCGCCCTGCTCATCGAGAGGCTGACGGGACGGCCGTACGGCGAGGTGATCAGGTCCCGCGTCCTCGAGCCTCTCGGCCTGAGGCACACCCTGCTGCCGGGCGGCGACCCCCATCTGCACGGCCCGCACATCCACGGCTATCTGCGCATGACCGACGGCACCCTCCAGGACGCCACCGTCTTCAACGTCTCCAACTGCTGGGGCGAGGGTGAGCTGGTCTCGACGGTCGACGATCTCTTCTGCTTCCAACGGGCCCTGTTCTCCGGCGCGTTGCTGCCGCCCCACGCCATGGCCATGCTCTTCACCCTGCCGCCCGACGGCGTGCGCATGCTGGACGGCAGCCCGGCGCGCTACAGCATGGGACTGCAGCAGGTCACGGTGAACGGCCTGACCTTCTGGGGAAAGACCGGCGAGATGTACGGCTATCGCACCCGCGTCTTCTCCACCCGCGACGGCCGCGTCGGCTTCGTCCTGCACTACACCCCCACCCCGCTGACCACGAGCGAGGAGATGGCCGTGCGGGTCGCCGCGGTGCTCGCCGGATGA
- a CDS encoding aggregation-promoting factor C-terminal-like domain-containing protein translates to MSAVSLFRRASAPKKALAGAVLAAATAGTLMAAAPSQAATGGSSSAQAIAKKMISDSAQYQCFSNIVDHESDWNVNATNASSGAYGLVQALPGNKMASAGSDWKTNPATQIEWGLDYMKDRYGSPCGAWGFWQANGWY, encoded by the coding sequence GTGTCCGCTGTCTCCCTCTTCCGCCGCGCCTCCGCCCCGAAGAAGGCCCTCGCCGGTGCCGTCCTGGCCGCCGCCACCGCCGGCACGCTGATGGCCGCCGCGCCCTCGCAGGCCGCGACGGGCGGGTCCTCCTCGGCGCAGGCGATCGCGAAGAAGATGATCTCGGACTCGGCCCAGTACCAGTGCTTCTCGAACATCGTCGACCACGAGAGCGACTGGAACGTCAACGCCACCAACGCCTCGTCCGGCGCCTACGGCCTGGTCCAGGCCCTGCCGGGCAACAAGATGGCCTCGGCCGGCTCCGACTGGAAGACCAACCCGGCCACCCAGATCGAGTGGGGCCTGGACTACATGAAGGACCGCTACGGCAGCCCGTGCGGCGCCTGGGGCTTCTGGCAGGCCAACGGCTGGTACTGA
- a CDS encoding ECF transporter S component, producing MTGAHGQARPIRLGPRSIAALVLVSAVGAAALGWPFLALPASQVSAHAQDAPWLFTGLLILLVAVVAATISESGLGPKAVAMLGVLAATGAALRPLGAGTAGIEPMFFLMVLSGRVLGPGFGFVLGSVTMFASALLTGGVGPWMPFQMLSMGWFTMGAGLLPGPDRLRGRGELFLLAGYGFLAAFAYGTVMNMQGWPYLLRDGSNIAPDPEAGPLGNLARFAAYCLATSLGWDLGRALVTVVLTLTLGPAILKALRRATRRAAFESPVTFDAPPR from the coding sequence ATGACCGGTGCCCATGGGCAGGCCCGGCCGATCCGCCTCGGCCCCCGCTCCATCGCCGCCCTCGTCCTCGTCAGCGCCGTCGGTGCCGCCGCCCTCGGCTGGCCGTTTCTCGCCCTGCCCGCCTCGCAGGTGAGCGCCCACGCCCAGGACGCGCCCTGGCTGTTCACCGGTCTGCTGATCCTGCTCGTCGCCGTCGTCGCGGCGACGATCTCCGAATCCGGGCTCGGTCCGAAGGCGGTGGCGATGCTGGGGGTGCTCGCGGCGACCGGTGCCGCGCTGCGCCCGCTGGGTGCGGGGACGGCCGGCATCGAGCCGATGTTCTTTCTGATGGTGCTCAGCGGAAGGGTCCTCGGCCCGGGCTTCGGCTTCGTTCTGGGCTCGGTGACGATGTTCGCGTCCGCGCTGCTCACGGGCGGGGTGGGGCCGTGGATGCCGTTCCAGATGCTGTCGATGGGATGGTTCACGATGGGCGCCGGGCTGCTGCCGGGCCCGGACCGGCTGCGTGGCCGGGGGGAGCTGTTCCTGCTGGCCGGATACGGCTTCCTGGCCGCGTTCGCCTACGGCACGGTGATGAACATGCAGGGCTGGCCGTATCTGCTGCGGGACGGCTCGAACATCGCGCCGGACCCCGAGGCCGGGCCGCTGGGAAATCTGGCCCGCTTCGCCGCGTACTGCCTGGCGACCTCGCTCGGCTGGGACCTCGGGCGGGCGCTGGTCACCGTCGTGCTGACCCTCACGCTCGGACCGGCGATCCTCAAGGCGCTGCGGCGGGCCACGCGCCGGGCGGCGTTCGAGAGCCCGGTCACATTCGACGCGCCCCCGAGGTGA
- a CDS encoding ABC transporter ATP-binding protein → MIRFENVSVTYDGAAEPAVQGVDFEVPEGELVLLVGPSGVGKSTVLGAVSGLVPHFTGGTLRGRVTVAGRDTRTHKPRELADVVGTVGQDPLSHFVTDTVEDELAYGMESLGLAPDVMRRRVEETLDLLGLADLRDRPIATLSGGQQQRVAIGSVLTPHPAVLVLDEPTSALDPPAAEEVLAVLQRLVHDLGTTVLLAEHRLERVVQYADQIALLSSPGAPPVLGAPAEVMAISPVYPPVVDLGRLAGWSPLPLTIRDARRQASDLRQQLKERLDGAPKGRGELRDQPQQTRTRHQSAPPELLGAPTHRRWFRRKRTTPTPQTPHAAEAHELTVTRDNIRALHHINLTITPGETVALMGRNGAGKSTLLNTLVGLIKPSTGSITTGGTVGLVPQEPRDLLYADTVAAECTTADADAAATPGTCRTLVSELLPGVADNTHPRDLSEGQRLTLALAVVLTARPPLLLLDEPTRGLDYAAKARLVTLLRDLAARGHAIVLATHDVELAAELADRVVLLAEGEVIADGPTADVVVSSPSFAPQVTKILAPQQWLTVAQVREALA, encoded by the coding sequence GTGATCCGCTTCGAGAACGTCTCCGTGACGTACGACGGTGCCGCCGAACCCGCCGTCCAGGGCGTGGACTTCGAGGTCCCGGAGGGCGAACTGGTCCTGCTCGTCGGCCCGTCGGGGGTCGGCAAGTCCACCGTGCTCGGCGCGGTCAGCGGCCTCGTCCCGCACTTCACCGGCGGCACCCTGCGCGGCCGCGTCACGGTGGCCGGCCGCGACACCCGCACCCACAAGCCCCGCGAACTCGCCGACGTGGTCGGCACGGTGGGCCAGGACCCGCTGTCCCACTTCGTCACCGACACGGTCGAGGACGAGCTCGCCTACGGCATGGAGTCGCTGGGCCTGGCCCCCGACGTCATGCGCCGCCGAGTCGAGGAGACCCTGGACCTCCTCGGCCTCGCCGACCTCCGCGACCGCCCCATCGCCACCCTCTCCGGCGGCCAGCAGCAGCGCGTGGCGATCGGCTCGGTCCTCACCCCGCACCCCGCCGTCCTGGTCCTGGACGAGCCGACCTCGGCCCTGGACCCGCCCGCCGCCGAGGAGGTCCTGGCGGTCCTGCAACGCCTGGTCCACGACCTCGGCACGACGGTCCTGCTGGCCGAACACCGCCTGGAGCGAGTGGTCCAGTACGCCGACCAGATCGCCCTCCTGTCCTCGCCGGGCGCGCCTCCCGTCCTGGGCGCCCCGGCGGAGGTGATGGCCATATCCCCGGTGTACCCCCCGGTGGTGGACCTGGGCCGCCTGGCGGGCTGGTCCCCCTTGCCCCTGACGATCCGAGACGCCCGACGACAGGCATCGGACCTACGGCAACAGCTCAAGGAACGGCTTGATGGCGCCCCTAAGGGGCGCGGGGAACTGCGCGACCAGCCACAACAAACCCGCACCCGCCACCAATCAGCACCCCCCGAGCTATTGGGCGCACCCACCCACCGCCGATGGTTCCGACGCAAACGCACCACCCCCACCCCCCAAACCCCCCACGCAGCCGAAGCACACGAACTCACCGTCACCCGCGACAACATCCGAGCCCTGCACCACATCAACCTCACCATCACCCCCGGCGAAACAGTCGCCCTCATGGGCCGCAACGGCGCCGGAAAGTCCACCCTGCTCAACACCCTCGTCGGCCTCATAAAACCCTCCACCGGCTCAATCACCACCGGAGGAACCGTCGGTCTCGTCCCCCAGGAACCCCGCGACCTGCTCTACGCCGACACGGTCGCCGCCGAATGCACGACCGCCGACGCCGACGCAGCCGCAACGCCCGGAACCTGCCGCACCCTGGTCTCCGAACTCCTCCCAGGCGTCGCAGACAACACGCATCCCCGCGACCTCTCCGAGGGCCAGCGCCTGACGCTCGCGCTGGCCGTCGTCCTGACGGCCCGCCCTCCGCTGCTTCTGCTCGACGAACCGACCCGGGGTCTGGACTACGCGGCGAAGGCCCGCCTGGTGACGCTGCTGCGCGACCTCGCGGCACGGGGTCACGCCATCGTCCTGGCCACGCACGACGTGGAGCTGGCGGCCGAGCTGGCGGACCGGGTGGTCCTTCTCGCGGAGGGCGAGGTGATCGCCGACGGGCCGACCGCGGACGTCGTCGTCTCCTCCCCGTCCTTCGCCCCGCAGGTCACCAAGATCCTGGCCCCGCAGCAGTGGCTCACGGTCGCGCAGGTCCGCGAGGCGCTGGCATGA
- a CDS encoding energy-coupling factor transporter transmembrane component T has protein sequence MAGAQLHPGAWWLWALALGTAATRTTNPLLLTLLIVTSAYVVATCRPNAPWARSYTAFVKLALAVLLIRLVFAVALGSPIPGTHVIVTLPEIPLPDWAQGIRLGGRVTVETLVFALYDGLRLAALLICVGAANSLANPTRLLKSLPGALYELGVAVVVALTYAPNLIADVQRLRAARCLRGRPDTGVRGLLHVGLPVLEGALERSVALAASMDARGYGRTADVPPRVRRTTTALTLGGLLGVCAGTYGLLTAEGGAYGLPVLLAGLAAALAGLRLGGRRTLRTRYRPDRWDARAWLVAGSGAAVAALLTLAAGRDPAALHPGVVPLVAPDLPLWPAAAVLIGLLPAFISPAPVKETS, from the coding sequence ATGGCCGGGGCACAACTCCACCCCGGCGCCTGGTGGCTGTGGGCCCTGGCCCTGGGCACCGCGGCCACCCGCACCACCAACCCCCTCCTCCTGACCCTGCTCATCGTCACCTCGGCGTACGTCGTGGCGACGTGCCGCCCCAACGCCCCGTGGGCCCGCTCCTACACGGCTTTCGTCAAGCTCGCCCTGGCCGTCCTGCTCATCCGTCTGGTCTTCGCCGTGGCCCTGGGCTCCCCCATCCCCGGCACGCATGTGATCGTCACCCTGCCCGAAATCCCCCTGCCCGACTGGGCGCAGGGCATCCGCCTGGGCGGCAGGGTCACCGTAGAGACGCTGGTCTTCGCCCTCTACGACGGACTGCGGCTGGCGGCCCTGCTGATCTGCGTGGGCGCGGCGAACTCCCTCGCCAACCCCACCCGCCTCCTCAAGTCCCTCCCCGGCGCCCTCTACGAGCTGGGCGTGGCGGTGGTCGTCGCCCTCACCTACGCCCCGAACCTGATCGCCGACGTCCAGCGCCTGCGCGCCGCCCGCTGCCTGCGCGGCCGCCCCGACACCGGCGTCCGGGGCCTGCTGCACGTGGGACTGCCGGTCCTGGAGGGCGCGCTGGAGCGCTCGGTCGCCCTCGCCGCCTCGATGGACGCGCGCGGCTACGGCCGTACCGCCGACGTCCCGCCCCGAGTCCGCCGTACGACGACCGCGCTCACCCTCGGCGGCCTGCTGGGCGTCTGCGCCGGGACGTACGGCCTGCTGACCGCCGAGGGCGGCGCCTACGGTCTGCCCGTCCTCCTCGCCGGACTCGCCGCCGCCCTGGCCGGGCTCCGCCTCGGCGGTCGCCGCACCCTGCGCACCCGTTACCGCCCGGACCGCTGGGACGCCCGCGCCTGGCTGGTCGCCGGTTCCGGCGCGGCGGTCGCCGCCCTGCTGACCCTCGCCGCCGGCCGCGATCCGGCGGCCCTGCACCCCGGAGTGGTTCCCCTGGTGGCGCCCGACCTGCCGCTGTGGCCGGCGGCAGCCGTCCTGATCGGCCTGCTCCCGGCCTTCATCAGCCCAGCACCTGTCAAGGAGACGTCGTGA
- a CDS encoding SCO2322 family protein yields MIRRLGALLLAALVLLTGAAQAAQAADYRYWSFWEREGDTWTYATQGPSTARPSDGDVQGFRFAVSANAADAAQPRGATGFAVICARTPAQDGTKRVALVIDFGTPADAPSGETPPARRTACARVAPDATTAESLAAVAKPLRYDTNALLCAIAGYPQKGCGEQVSDAREPAPTGKSAEGDSGDGTSLGLVAGIAVVTVLGAAAIWQARRRRP; encoded by the coding sequence GTGATCCGCCGCCTCGGCGCCCTTCTCCTGGCCGCGCTGGTCCTGCTGACCGGCGCGGCCCAGGCCGCCCAGGCGGCCGACTACCGCTACTGGTCCTTCTGGGAGCGCGAGGGCGACACCTGGACCTACGCCACCCAGGGCCCGTCCACCGCCCGCCCCTCCGACGGCGACGTGCAGGGCTTCCGCTTCGCGGTGAGTGCGAATGCCGCCGACGCGGCACAGCCCAGGGGCGCGACCGGGTTCGCGGTGATCTGTGCGCGCACGCCCGCGCAGGACGGCACGAAGCGGGTGGCCCTGGTCATCGACTTCGGTACGCCGGCCGACGCCCCGTCGGGCGAGACGCCCCCGGCCCGCCGCACGGCCTGCGCCCGGGTGGCTCCCGACGCCACGACGGCGGAGTCCCTGGCGGCGGTCGCCAAGCCGCTGCGCTACGACACCAACGCCCTGCTGTGCGCGATCGCCGGGTATCCGCAGAAGGGCTGCGGTGAGCAGGTGTCGGACGCCCGCGAGCCGGCGCCGACCGGCAAGAGCGCCGAGGGCGACTCCGGCGACGGCACCTCGCTGGGCCTCGTGGCGGGGATCGCCGTGGTGACCGTTCTGGGGGCGGCGGCGATCTGGCAGGCAAGGCGGCGGCGACCGTAA